A genomic stretch from Pseudomonas sp. MUP55 includes:
- a CDS encoding MFS transporter: MLAALRNYPRTVNLLLSATLLLTLAKAITFPYLVIYLTSHFALDISQVGLVIGSSLIVGSLLSVYGGFLVDRVNSYRLLLGLSLVFVLGFIGTVLAQNIWAFYSCLILINLAYAVIDIAIKAGFASLLPEDGRSEVFSIKYTLTNIGYAVGPFFGAMVAKADISLPFILSALLGMGFLLLYWRLGDRTLTTVQVTQKPLPFLAVGRVLLKDHRLVCFTLGGLLSAVVFGQFTAYLSQYLVTTTTAEYTYTVISAVLTTNAVLVIALQYLIGRRISHRYLSQWLIAGLGMFMLGLIGFALSTSVVWWVVAMAVFTVGEIIVFPAEYMFIDRIAPDALRGMYYGAQNLSNLGAALGPVLCGLVLASLPAHYMFYMLGLFIVGGGVFYFIGAKMKASHPA; this comes from the coding sequence ATGCTTGCCGCACTCAGAAACTACCCCCGCACGGTCAACCTGTTGCTGTCCGCCACGTTGCTGCTGACGTTGGCCAAGGCAATCACGTTTCCATACCTGGTGATCTACCTCACCAGCCACTTCGCCCTCGACATCAGCCAGGTTGGCCTGGTGATCGGCAGTTCCCTGATTGTCGGCTCGCTGCTCAGCGTTTATGGCGGTTTCCTCGTCGACCGGGTCAACAGTTACCGTTTGCTGCTCGGTTTGAGCCTGGTCTTTGTGCTGGGCTTTATCGGTACGGTGCTGGCGCAGAACATCTGGGCGTTTTATAGCTGCCTGATCCTGATCAACCTGGCCTATGCGGTGATCGATATCGCGATCAAGGCCGGTTTCGCCAGCCTGTTGCCCGAGGATGGGCGCAGCGAAGTGTTTTCCATCAAGTACACGCTGACCAATATCGGCTACGCCGTAGGGCCGTTTTTCGGTGCGATGGTGGCGAAGGCGGACATCAGTCTGCCGTTTATTCTGTCGGCGTTGTTGGGCATGGGATTTTTGCTGCTGTATTGGCGCTTGGGCGACCGCACGCTGACGACTGTCCAAGTTACGCAAAAACCGTTGCCGTTCCTCGCCGTGGGCCGGGTGCTGCTCAAGGATCATCGCTTGGTGTGCTTCACCCTCGGTGGCCTGCTCAGTGCGGTGGTGTTCGGCCAATTCACGGCCTACCTGTCGCAGTACTTGGTGACTACTACTACCGCCGAATACACCTACACCGTCATCAGCGCTGTGCTCACCACCAACGCCGTGCTGGTGATTGCCTTGCAGTACCTGATTGGCCGGCGCATCTCACACCGCTACCTGAGCCAGTGGCTCATCGCCGGCTTGGGCATGTTCATGCTGGGGCTGATTGGCTTTGCGTTATCCACCAGCGTGGTGTGGTGGGTGGTGGCGATGGCGGTGTTTACCGTGGGGGAGATCATCGTGTTCCCGGCCGAGTACATGTTTATCGACCGGATCGCGCCTGACGCGTTGCGGGGGATGTATTACGGCGCGCAAAACCTGTCCAATCTCGGCGCCGCATTGGGGCCGGTGTTGTGCGGGCTGGTGCTGGCCAGCCTGCCGGCGCATTACATGTTTTATATGCTCGGGTTGTTTATCGTCGGTGGTGGGGTGTTCTATTTCATTGGGGCGAAGATGAAGGCAAGTCATCCAGCGTGA
- a CDS encoding DUF1652 domain-containing protein, which produces MFTLSQLRNCIEEGLSPLTCEFTLCRDASLTLKVFDAETGRVDLVVTGISTNRLQTPQEVAKMVDELRYELQSNNVGKLTLDDLPSSSPQ; this is translated from the coding sequence ATGTTTACCCTCTCCCAACTGCGAAATTGCATCGAAGAAGGCTTATCGCCGCTGACCTGCGAATTCACCCTGTGCCGGGATGCGTCCCTGACCCTCAAGGTCTTCGACGCCGAAACCGGTCGGGTCGACCTGGTGGTCACCGGGATCAGCACCAACCGGCTGCAGACCCCGCAGGAAGTGGCGAAAATGGTCGATGAGTTGCGCTACGAACTGCAGAGCAACAACGTCGGCAAGCTCACGCTGGATGACTTGCCTTCATCTTCGCCCCAATGA
- a CDS encoding helix-turn-helix transcriptional regulator — protein MTQDVLAKETNRRQLQQIISGLSDGVILAEVDQTILWANEAALTMHGVHDVMGLGANGQEYAERFTLRYRNNHPLQLDSYPLARAAAGDEFSDVIVEVMPTADEDKTWVHRLRSLVITDSQGEPELLVLILSDATEWASAEQRFEKTFNANPAPAVICRLSDLRYIKVNQGFLEMTGYNRDQVIGKSVYELDVLEHAERKDLAIERLGQGSTIPQMQAELRLPEGGSKLVVVAGQPLDMNEEDCMLFSFMDLEPRRKAEIALRQSEERFAKSFRLTPVPTLVCNAANRQVVDINEAFMSITGYISEELIGKSIEDIDFIDSPQAGAQLFATLEKAGNLEGHDLKVRKKGNEVIDCVVSADTVIIQDIPCYLLVFMNITERKRSELELVAAIEEVMQDASWFSQTLIEKLANAKSVNSPNLPNVSFTDLTARERDVLGLICEGLADKEIASRLKLAPNTVRNHVATVYSKLGVHSRSAAIVWARERGLFAGELRVKNKR, from the coding sequence ATGACACAGGATGTTCTTGCCAAAGAAACCAACCGCCGCCAACTGCAGCAGATCATCTCCGGGTTGTCTGATGGCGTGATCCTCGCCGAGGTCGACCAGACCATTCTCTGGGCCAATGAAGCCGCACTGACCATGCACGGCGTCCATGACGTCATGGGGCTAGGCGCCAATGGTCAGGAATACGCCGAGCGCTTCACCTTGCGTTATCGCAACAACCATCCGCTGCAGCTCGACAGCTACCCCCTGGCTCGCGCTGCGGCGGGTGATGAGTTCAGCGATGTGATCGTGGAAGTCATGCCCACGGCCGATGAAGACAAGACCTGGGTTCATCGCCTGCGCAGCCTGGTGATCACCGACTCACAGGGCGAGCCGGAACTGCTGGTGCTGATCCTCAGCGATGCTACCGAATGGGCCAGCGCCGAGCAGCGTTTCGAGAAAACCTTCAACGCCAACCCCGCGCCGGCGGTGATCTGCCGCCTCAGCGACCTGCGCTACATCAAGGTCAACCAGGGCTTTCTGGAAATGACCGGCTACAACCGCGACCAGGTCATCGGCAAATCGGTGTATGAACTCGATGTTCTCGAACACGCCGAGCGCAAGGACCTGGCCATCGAGCGGCTGGGGCAAGGCTCGACCATTCCGCAGATGCAGGCCGAACTGAGGCTGCCCGAAGGCGGCAGTAAACTGGTGGTCGTGGCCGGCCAGCCGCTGGACATGAACGAAGAGGACTGCATGCTGTTTTCGTTCATGGACCTGGAGCCACGCCGCAAAGCGGAAATCGCCCTGCGCCAGAGCGAAGAGCGCTTCGCCAAATCCTTCCGCCTGACGCCGGTGCCGACGTTGGTATGCAACGCCGCCAATCGCCAGGTGGTGGACATCAACGAAGCCTTCATGAGCATAACCGGCTATATCAGCGAAGAACTGATCGGCAAGTCCATCGAAGATATCGACTTCATCGACAGCCCCCAGGCCGGCGCCCAACTATTCGCCACCCTGGAAAAAGCCGGAAACCTGGAAGGCCATGACCTCAAGGTGCGCAAGAAAGGCAATGAAGTGATCGACTGCGTGGTGTCCGCCGACACCGTGATCATCCAGGACATCCCGTGCTACCTGCTGGTGTTCATGAACATCACCGAGCGCAAACGCTCGGAACTGGAACTGGTGGCGGCCATCGAGGAAGTCATGCAGGACGCCTCCTGGTTCAGCCAGACCCTGATCGAAAAACTGGCCAATGCCAAGAGCGTCAACAGCCCGAACCTGCCGAACGTGTCGTTCACCGACCTCACCGCCCGTGAGCGGGACGTACTGGGTTTGATCTGCGAGGGCCTGGCCGACAAGGAGATCGCCTCGCGCCTGAAGCTGGCACCCAATACCGTGCGCAACCATGTGGCCACCGTGTACTCCAAGCTAGGGGTGCATAGCCGTAGTGCAGCCATTGTCTGGGCCCGTGAACGCGGGCTGTTCGCCGGCGAATTGCGCGTGAAAAACAAGCGCTGA